From the bacterium genome, one window contains:
- a CDS encoding endonuclease/exonuclease/phosphatase family protein gives MRTLTIASYNVHRCIGRDGRCDPQRIVRVLEELDADVIALQEVDYRYHVRQGVDQLRVLAEATGYESVWGPVLYRARGQYGNGLLTRHPVLEVRGIDLSVPRYQRRGALDVDLEIHGRPIRIIAAHLGLGLSEREIQVRRLLGELDGVAEHPMILLGDFNEWRPPSAPLRRLHRRFGRTPGVPSFPARFPVLALDRIWVQPRHALVAVDVHNTPRARRASDHLPIRAVIGGLWESKPARERRSA, from the coding sequence ATGCGGACGCTGACGATCGCCTCGTACAACGTCCACCGCTGCATCGGGCGCGACGGGCGGTGCGACCCGCAGCGCATCGTGCGCGTCCTCGAAGAGCTCGATGCGGACGTCATCGCGCTGCAGGAGGTCGACTACCGGTACCACGTCCGCCAGGGCGTCGATCAGCTCCGCGTCCTCGCCGAGGCCACCGGCTACGAGAGCGTCTGGGGCCCGGTGCTCTACCGCGCGCGCGGCCAGTACGGCAACGGCCTGCTCACGCGCCACCCGGTGCTGGAGGTGCGCGGCATCGATCTCAGCGTGCCGCGCTACCAGCGCCGCGGCGCCCTCGACGTGGACCTGGAGATCCACGGCCGGCCGATTCGGATCATCGCCGCCCACCTGGGCCTGGGGCTCAGCGAGCGCGAGATCCAGGTGCGCCGGCTGCTCGGCGAGCTCGACGGCGTGGCGGAGCACCCGATGATCCTGCTCGGCGACTTCAACGAATGGCGGCCGCCGAGCGCGCCGCTGCGCCGCCTGCACCGCCGCTTCGGCCGCACCCCGGGCGTGCCATCCTTCCCGGCCCGCTTTCCGGTGCTGGCCCTCGACCGCATTTGGGTGCAGCCGCGGCACGCCCTCGTCGCGGTCGACGTGCACAACACCCCGCGCGCCCGCCGCGCCTCGGATCACCTGCCGATCCGCGCCGTCATCGGCGGCCTGTGGGAGAGCAAGCCGGCGCGCGAACGCCGCTCGGCCTGA
- a CDS encoding ferritin, translating into MMANSAGFHEAEDALRPETKDEHRALTSMQEELEAVDWYGQRVDAASDAELRAILAHNRDEEIEHFAMLLEWLRRRSPKVALEMAQRLDTTGSIVAAEQAGKAAAADAGADGGSLGIGSLKGGSSL; encoded by the coding sequence CTGATGGCCAACTCGGCCGGCTTCCACGAGGCGGAGGATGCGCTGCGCCCCGAGACCAAGGACGAGCACCGCGCGCTCACCTCGATGCAGGAGGAGCTCGAAGCCGTCGACTGGTACGGCCAGCGCGTCGACGCTGCGAGCGACGCCGAGCTGCGGGCGATCCTCGCCCACAATCGCGACGAGGAGATCGAGCACTTCGCGATGCTCCTCGAGTGGCTGCGCCGGCGCAGCCCGAAAGTGGCGCTGGAGATGGCCCAGCGCCTCGACACCACCGGTTCGATCGTCGCGGCCGAGCAGGCCGGCAAGGCCGCGGCCGCGGATGCCGGCGCCGACGGCGGATCGCTCGGCATCGGCAGTCTGAAGGGAGGGTCCAGTCTGTGA
- a CDS encoding bacteriocin family protein — MNNLRRELAPISDAAWRLIDEEATRVLKLTLAARKLVDFVGPKGPDFGAINSGRVDDLKTGPVAGVDAALRRVLPLTELRTSFELSRAELDAVERGSDNPDLDPLIAAATRIAAAEDNAVFHGYAAGGIQGIDQASPHPVQTISSDFTAYPQSVAEATRLLRNAGIDGPYAIALGPRCYAGLTQATGPGGFPVLEVVKRIVDGPMVWAPAVNGAVVLSTRGGDFQLTVGRDLSIGYTSHTDATVTLYLTESFTFRILMPEAAVALAYADKKK; from the coding sequence GTGAACAACCTGCGACGCGAGCTCGCACCGATCTCCGATGCCGCCTGGCGCCTCATCGACGAGGAGGCCACCCGCGTCCTCAAACTGACGCTGGCCGCGCGCAAGCTGGTCGATTTCGTCGGTCCCAAGGGACCCGACTTCGGCGCCATCAACAGTGGCCGCGTCGACGACCTGAAGACCGGGCCGGTCGCCGGCGTCGACGCGGCGCTGCGCCGCGTCCTGCCGCTGACCGAGTTGCGCACCAGCTTCGAGCTGTCGCGTGCCGAGCTCGACGCGGTCGAGCGCGGCAGCGACAACCCGGACCTGGATCCGCTGATCGCCGCGGCGACGCGGATCGCCGCCGCCGAGGACAATGCCGTCTTCCATGGCTACGCGGCGGGGGGCATCCAGGGCATCGACCAGGCGTCGCCGCACCCGGTGCAGACGATCTCCAGCGACTTCACCGCCTACCCGCAGAGCGTCGCCGAGGCGACGCGCCTGCTGCGCAACGCCGGCATCGATGGACCCTACGCCATCGCCCTCGGTCCCCGCTGCTACGCCGGCCTCACCCAGGCCACCGGCCCGGGCGGTTTTCCCGTGCTCGAGGTGGTCAAACGCATCGTCGACGGCCCCATGGTCTGGGCGCCGGCGGTCAACGGCGCCGTGGTCCTCAGCACCCGCGGCGGCGACTTCCAGCTCACCGTCGGCCGCGACCTGTCGATCGGCTATACGAGCCACACCGATGCGACCGTGACGCTCTACCTGACGGAATCGTTCACCTTCCGCATCCTCATGCCCGAAGCGGCCGTGGCCCTGGCGTACGCGGACAAGAAGAAGTGA
- the der gene encoding ribosome biogenesis GTPase Der, whose product MPRPPSRDTDAPLPRAEILETLPVVALVGRPNTGKSTLFNRLTHSRRALVAPTPGVTRDRNIAVGHWDGRRFLVVDTGGFEAEEQAELGRAVRVQALLAAEQADVVIAVVDARAGLNPLDRQLVERLRQLRQPVLLAVNKIDTPKQDDLVADFYALGIETLYPISAEHGIGVDELLGDVLAHLGEAPAAPADDAEPPIAVAIIGRPNVGKSSLLNRLVGFERSIVSAVPGTTRDALDTPLRRGDRDYVLVDTAGVRRRGRVDQHIERASVVRALRALERAEVALLVIDAVEGMTEQDARVAGYAWERGRALVLLVNKWDAVPAAPKAAAALRDDIDRRYPSLAVVPKLFISARSGRGVERIWGAIDRVVAAHRSRLPTAKINAVFERARRAQEPPMVNGVRPRLYYATQTATAPPTVTVFCSHPQRIAASYERFLLNRLRAEFGLEGTPLRVRFRARPRR is encoded by the coding sequence ATGCCGCGACCGCCGTCCCGCGACACCGATGCGCCGCTGCCGCGCGCCGAGATCCTCGAGACCCTGCCGGTGGTCGCGCTCGTCGGGCGCCCGAACACCGGCAAGTCGACGCTCTTCAACCGCCTGACCCATTCCCGCCGCGCCCTGGTGGCGCCGACGCCGGGGGTGACGCGCGATCGCAACATCGCCGTCGGCCACTGGGACGGGCGACGCTTTCTGGTGGTCGATACCGGCGGCTTCGAGGCCGAGGAGCAGGCGGAGCTCGGGCGCGCGGTGCGCGTGCAGGCGCTGCTGGCGGCGGAACAGGCGGACGTCGTCATCGCCGTCGTCGACGCCCGCGCCGGGCTCAATCCGCTCGATCGTCAGCTCGTCGAACGCCTGCGGCAACTGCGCCAGCCGGTGCTGCTGGCGGTGAACAAGATCGACACCCCGAAGCAGGACGATCTGGTGGCCGACTTCTACGCCCTGGGGATCGAGACCCTGTATCCGATCTCGGCCGAGCACGGGATCGGGGTCGACGAGCTGCTGGGCGACGTCCTGGCGCACCTCGGCGAGGCGCCCGCGGCCCCGGCCGACGACGCCGAACCGCCGATCGCGGTGGCGATCATCGGCCGCCCCAACGTCGGCAAATCGTCGCTGCTCAACCGCCTGGTCGGATTCGAACGCAGCATCGTCAGCGCCGTTCCCGGGACGACCCGCGACGCGCTCGACACGCCGCTGCGGCGCGGCGACCGCGACTACGTCCTGGTCGACACCGCCGGCGTGCGCCGCCGCGGGCGGGTGGACCAGCACATCGAGCGCGCCAGCGTCGTCCGCGCCCTGCGCGCCCTCGAGCGGGCCGAGGTGGCGCTGCTGGTGATCGATGCCGTCGAGGGCATGACCGAGCAGGACGCGCGCGTCGCCGGCTACGCCTGGGAGCGCGGCCGGGCCCTGGTCCTGCTGGTCAACAAGTGGGACGCCGTCCCCGCGGCGCCGAAGGCGGCGGCGGCCCTGCGCGACGACATCGACCGCCGCTATCCGAGCCTGGCGGTGGTGCCGAAGCTGTTCATCTCGGCGCGCAGTGGCCGCGGCGTGGAGCGCATCTGGGGCGCCATCGACCGCGTCGTCGCCGCGCACCGCAGCCGGCTGCCGACCGCCAAGATCAACGCGGTGTTCGAGCGCGCCCGCCGCGCCCAGGAGCCGCCGATGGTCAATGGCGTCCGGCCGCGCCTGTACTACGCGACGCAGACCGCGACGGCGCCGCCCACCGTCACCGTCTTCTGCAGCCATCCGCAACGCATCGCGGCCAGCTACGAGCGCTTCCTGCTGAACCGCCTGCGCGCCGAGTTCGGGCTCGAGGGCACGCCGCTGCGGGTCCGCTTCAGGGCCCGCCCACGACGGTGA